From Coccinella septempunctata chromosome 4, icCocSept1.1, whole genome shotgun sequence, a single genomic window includes:
- the LOC123311159 gene encoding solute carrier family 2, facilitated glucose transporter member 1-like isoform X2, whose product MGKGGEYEIHHENVIFKPEILNGQNKENSGKSFGLNGKLVFAISAASLGSAFQHGYSTGVMNNPQSVLEDWMRGVLKERNGQTPEDTTITLLWSLVISIYCVGGMIGGLITGIIAEKLGRKMGLLFSNIFIVLAAICTATAKPTSSIELIIISRFLTGLNAGLNAGITPMYLAEISPTNLRGAVGSVYQLVITISILVSQILGIRSVFGNEDSWPILLTLIMIPCIFQLATFPFCPESPKHLLISKGQEVEAQRALIWLRCTHEVHEEMEQMKSEAEAMKLVPKVALTDLIVNGALRQPLIISLMVMLAQQLSGINAVINFSTDIFKTAHLSETNAMGATMGIGLVNVLMTLVSVVLIEKAGRKTLLTAGFAGMIVSTVLLTIALTFAKDSTVASIFCIVFVVLYIITFATGPGSIPWFLVSELFSQSARPTAASLAVFTNWFANFLVGLTFLPIKDAIGSNVFIIFIVLQILFLIFIWRKVPETKNKSIEEISALFRQKSYE is encoded by the exons ATGGGTAAAGGTGGGGAATATGAGATCCATcatgaaaatgtcattttcaagCCAGAAATCTTGAATGGCCAAAATAAGGAAAACTCTGGAAAATCTTTC ggtCTCAATGGAAAATTGGTATTTGCTATATCCGCCGCCTCTCTGGGGTCCGCTTTCCAACATGGTTACAGTACAGGAGTCATGAACAACCCACAATCG GTTTTGGAAGACTGGATGAGAGGGGTTCTTAAGGAGAGGAATGGTCAAACACCTGAAGATACTACCATCACCTTGTTGTGGTCCCTTGTTATATCAATTTACTGTGTAGGGGGTATGATAGGAGGTCTAATAACAG GTATCATAGCGGAAAAACTAGGAAGAAAAATGGGTCTGCTCTTCAGCAACATCTTCATAGTTCTCGCTGCCATCTGCACAGCAACCGCCAAGCCGACAAGCTCAATAGAATTAATCATCATATCTAGATTTTTAACTGGTCTCAATGCTGGGCTTAATGCTGGAATTACACCTATGTACCTAGCCGAAATATCTCCTACCAATCTGAGAGGTGCTGTCGGTTCCGTATACCAATTGGTCATTACGATATCCATCCTCGTTTCGCAGATCTTGGGTATACGCAGTGTCTTTGGTAACGAGGACTCCTGGCCCATACTTTTGACGCTGATCATGATTCCCTGCATATTCCAG CTTGCAACCTTCCCATTCTGCCCAGAATCGCCAAAACACCTCCTGATCTCAAAAGGACAAGAAGTTGAGGCACAGCGTGCACTCATTTGGTTGAGGTGTACCCATGAGGTTCACGAAGAAATGGAGCAAATGAAAAGTGAAGCAGAAGCCATGAAGCTTGTTCCGAAGGTCGCACTCACTGATTTAATAGTAAATGGAGCTTTGAGGCAACCACTCATCATTTCACTCATGGTCATGCTCGCTCAACAGCTCAGTGGAATCAACGCC GTAATCAACTTTTCAACCGACATATTCAAAACCGCCCATCTTAGCGAAACTAATGCGATGGGTGCCACTATGGGTATCGGTTTGGTGAACGTCCTCATGACTTTAGTTTCGGTGGTCCTCATTGAAAAAGCTGGTAGAAAAACTCTACTGACGGCAGGTTTCGCAGGAATGATTGTCTCCACAGTGCTTTTGACCATCGCTTTAACGTTTGCT AAAGACTCGACAGTTGCAAGCATTTTCTGCATAGTCTTCGTAGTGCTGTACATAATCACTTTTGCAACTGGTCCGGGTTCAATACCATGGTTCTTGGTATCAGAGTTGTTCAGTCAATCGGCTAGACCAACTGCTGCATCCCTAGCAGTATTCACTAATTGGTTTGCCAACTTTTTGGTTGGCCTCACCTTCCTTCCTATAAAA gatgcTATAGGGTCCAATGTATTCATCATCTTCATAGTCTTGCAAATCCTCTTTCTAATATTCATCTGGAGGAAAGTACCTGAAACGAAAAACAAATCTATCGAAGAGATTTCGGcacttttcaggcagaaatcttacGAATGA
- the LOC123311159 gene encoding solute carrier family 2, facilitated glucose transporter member 1-like isoform X5: protein MESEGLNGKLVFAISAASLGSAFQHGYSTGVMNNPQSVLEDWMRGVLKERNGQTPEDTTITLLWSLVISIYCVGGMIGGLITGIIAEKLGRKMGLLFSNIFIVLAAICTATAKPTSSIELIIISRFLTGLNAGLNAGITPMYLAEISPTNLRGAVGSVYQLVITISILVSQILGIRSVFGNEDSWPILLTLIMIPCIFQLATFPFCPESPKHLLISKGQEVEAQRALIWLRCTHEVHEEMEQMKSEAEAMKLVPKVALTDLIVNGALRQPLIISLMVMLAQQLSGINAVINFSTDIFKTAHLSETNAMGATMGIGLVNVLMTLVSVVLIEKAGRKTLLTAGFAGMIVSTVLLTIALTFAKDSTVASIFCIVFVVLYIITFATGPGSIPWFLVSELFSQSARPTAASLAVFTNWFANFLVGLTFLPIKDAIGSNVFIIFIVLQILFLIFIWRKVPETKNKSIEEISALFRQKSYE, encoded by the exons ggtCTCAATGGAAAATTGGTATTTGCTATATCCGCCGCCTCTCTGGGGTCCGCTTTCCAACATGGTTACAGTACAGGAGTCATGAACAACCCACAATCG GTTTTGGAAGACTGGATGAGAGGGGTTCTTAAGGAGAGGAATGGTCAAACACCTGAAGATACTACCATCACCTTGTTGTGGTCCCTTGTTATATCAATTTACTGTGTAGGGGGTATGATAGGAGGTCTAATAACAG GTATCATAGCGGAAAAACTAGGAAGAAAAATGGGTCTGCTCTTCAGCAACATCTTCATAGTTCTCGCTGCCATCTGCACAGCAACCGCCAAGCCGACAAGCTCAATAGAATTAATCATCATATCTAGATTTTTAACTGGTCTCAATGCTGGGCTTAATGCTGGAATTACACCTATGTACCTAGCCGAAATATCTCCTACCAATCTGAGAGGTGCTGTCGGTTCCGTATACCAATTGGTCATTACGATATCCATCCTCGTTTCGCAGATCTTGGGTATACGCAGTGTCTTTGGTAACGAGGACTCCTGGCCCATACTTTTGACGCTGATCATGATTCCCTGCATATTCCAG CTTGCAACCTTCCCATTCTGCCCAGAATCGCCAAAACACCTCCTGATCTCAAAAGGACAAGAAGTTGAGGCACAGCGTGCACTCATTTGGTTGAGGTGTACCCATGAGGTTCACGAAGAAATGGAGCAAATGAAAAGTGAAGCAGAAGCCATGAAGCTTGTTCCGAAGGTCGCACTCACTGATTTAATAGTAAATGGAGCTTTGAGGCAACCACTCATCATTTCACTCATGGTCATGCTCGCTCAACAGCTCAGTGGAATCAACGCC GTAATCAACTTTTCAACCGACATATTCAAAACCGCCCATCTTAGCGAAACTAATGCGATGGGTGCCACTATGGGTATCGGTTTGGTGAACGTCCTCATGACTTTAGTTTCGGTGGTCCTCATTGAAAAAGCTGGTAGAAAAACTCTACTGACGGCAGGTTTCGCAGGAATGATTGTCTCCACAGTGCTTTTGACCATCGCTTTAACGTTTGCT AAAGACTCGACAGTTGCAAGCATTTTCTGCATAGTCTTCGTAGTGCTGTACATAATCACTTTTGCAACTGGTCCGGGTTCAATACCATGGTTCTTGGTATCAGAGTTGTTCAGTCAATCGGCTAGACCAACTGCTGCATCCCTAGCAGTATTCACTAATTGGTTTGCCAACTTTTTGGTTGGCCTCACCTTCCTTCCTATAAAA gatgcTATAGGGTCCAATGTATTCATCATCTTCATAGTCTTGCAAATCCTCTTTCTAATATTCATCTGGAGGAAAGTACCTGAAACGAAAAACAAATCTATCGAAGAGATTTCGGcacttttcaggcagaaatcttacGAATGA
- the LOC123311159 gene encoding solute carrier family 2, facilitated glucose transporter member 1-like isoform X3: MESERMKGLEVGDSDDTSASTGPKNQWGLNGKLVFAISAASLGSAFQHGYSTGVMNNPQSVLEDWMRGVLKERNGQTPEDTTITLLWSLVISIYCVGGMIGGLITGIIAEKLGRKMGLLFSNIFIVLAAICTATAKPTSSIELIIISRFLTGLNAGLNAGITPMYLAEISPTNLRGAVGSVYQLVITISILVSQILGIRSVFGNEDSWPILLTLIMIPCIFQLATFPFCPESPKHLLISKGQEVEAQRALIWLRCTHEVHEEMEQMKSEAEAMKLVPKVALTDLIVNGALRQPLIISLMVMLAQQLSGINAVINFSTDIFKTAHLSETNAMGATMGIGLVNVLMTLVSVVLIEKAGRKTLLTAGFAGMIVSTVLLTIALTFAKDSTVASIFCIVFVVLYIITFATGPGSIPWFLVSELFSQSARPTAASLAVFTNWFANFLVGLTFLPIKDAIGSNVFIIFIVLQILFLIFIWRKVPETKNKSIEEISALFRQKSYE; this comes from the exons ggtCTCAATGGAAAATTGGTATTTGCTATATCCGCCGCCTCTCTGGGGTCCGCTTTCCAACATGGTTACAGTACAGGAGTCATGAACAACCCACAATCG GTTTTGGAAGACTGGATGAGAGGGGTTCTTAAGGAGAGGAATGGTCAAACACCTGAAGATACTACCATCACCTTGTTGTGGTCCCTTGTTATATCAATTTACTGTGTAGGGGGTATGATAGGAGGTCTAATAACAG GTATCATAGCGGAAAAACTAGGAAGAAAAATGGGTCTGCTCTTCAGCAACATCTTCATAGTTCTCGCTGCCATCTGCACAGCAACCGCCAAGCCGACAAGCTCAATAGAATTAATCATCATATCTAGATTTTTAACTGGTCTCAATGCTGGGCTTAATGCTGGAATTACACCTATGTACCTAGCCGAAATATCTCCTACCAATCTGAGAGGTGCTGTCGGTTCCGTATACCAATTGGTCATTACGATATCCATCCTCGTTTCGCAGATCTTGGGTATACGCAGTGTCTTTGGTAACGAGGACTCCTGGCCCATACTTTTGACGCTGATCATGATTCCCTGCATATTCCAG CTTGCAACCTTCCCATTCTGCCCAGAATCGCCAAAACACCTCCTGATCTCAAAAGGACAAGAAGTTGAGGCACAGCGTGCACTCATTTGGTTGAGGTGTACCCATGAGGTTCACGAAGAAATGGAGCAAATGAAAAGTGAAGCAGAAGCCATGAAGCTTGTTCCGAAGGTCGCACTCACTGATTTAATAGTAAATGGAGCTTTGAGGCAACCACTCATCATTTCACTCATGGTCATGCTCGCTCAACAGCTCAGTGGAATCAACGCC GTAATCAACTTTTCAACCGACATATTCAAAACCGCCCATCTTAGCGAAACTAATGCGATGGGTGCCACTATGGGTATCGGTTTGGTGAACGTCCTCATGACTTTAGTTTCGGTGGTCCTCATTGAAAAAGCTGGTAGAAAAACTCTACTGACGGCAGGTTTCGCAGGAATGATTGTCTCCACAGTGCTTTTGACCATCGCTTTAACGTTTGCT AAAGACTCGACAGTTGCAAGCATTTTCTGCATAGTCTTCGTAGTGCTGTACATAATCACTTTTGCAACTGGTCCGGGTTCAATACCATGGTTCTTGGTATCAGAGTTGTTCAGTCAATCGGCTAGACCAACTGCTGCATCCCTAGCAGTATTCACTAATTGGTTTGCCAACTTTTTGGTTGGCCTCACCTTCCTTCCTATAAAA gatgcTATAGGGTCCAATGTATTCATCATCTTCATAGTCTTGCAAATCCTCTTTCTAATATTCATCTGGAGGAAAGTACCTGAAACGAAAAACAAATCTATCGAAGAGATTTCGGcacttttcaggcagaaatcttacGAATGA
- the LOC123311159 gene encoding solute carrier family 2, facilitated glucose transporter member 1-like isoform X4 — MIGVEGLNGKLVFAISAASLGSAFQHGYSTGVMNNPQSVLEDWMRGVLKERNGQTPEDTTITLLWSLVISIYCVGGMIGGLITGIIAEKLGRKMGLLFSNIFIVLAAICTATAKPTSSIELIIISRFLTGLNAGLNAGITPMYLAEISPTNLRGAVGSVYQLVITISILVSQILGIRSVFGNEDSWPILLTLIMIPCIFQLATFPFCPESPKHLLISKGQEVEAQRALIWLRCTHEVHEEMEQMKSEAEAMKLVPKVALTDLIVNGALRQPLIISLMVMLAQQLSGINAVINFSTDIFKTAHLSETNAMGATMGIGLVNVLMTLVSVVLIEKAGRKTLLTAGFAGMIVSTVLLTIALTFAKDSTVASIFCIVFVVLYIITFATGPGSIPWFLVSELFSQSARPTAASLAVFTNWFANFLVGLTFLPIKDAIGSNVFIIFIVLQILFLIFIWRKVPETKNKSIEEISALFRQKSYE, encoded by the exons ggtCTCAATGGAAAATTGGTATTTGCTATATCCGCCGCCTCTCTGGGGTCCGCTTTCCAACATGGTTACAGTACAGGAGTCATGAACAACCCACAATCG GTTTTGGAAGACTGGATGAGAGGGGTTCTTAAGGAGAGGAATGGTCAAACACCTGAAGATACTACCATCACCTTGTTGTGGTCCCTTGTTATATCAATTTACTGTGTAGGGGGTATGATAGGAGGTCTAATAACAG GTATCATAGCGGAAAAACTAGGAAGAAAAATGGGTCTGCTCTTCAGCAACATCTTCATAGTTCTCGCTGCCATCTGCACAGCAACCGCCAAGCCGACAAGCTCAATAGAATTAATCATCATATCTAGATTTTTAACTGGTCTCAATGCTGGGCTTAATGCTGGAATTACACCTATGTACCTAGCCGAAATATCTCCTACCAATCTGAGAGGTGCTGTCGGTTCCGTATACCAATTGGTCATTACGATATCCATCCTCGTTTCGCAGATCTTGGGTATACGCAGTGTCTTTGGTAACGAGGACTCCTGGCCCATACTTTTGACGCTGATCATGATTCCCTGCATATTCCAG CTTGCAACCTTCCCATTCTGCCCAGAATCGCCAAAACACCTCCTGATCTCAAAAGGACAAGAAGTTGAGGCACAGCGTGCACTCATTTGGTTGAGGTGTACCCATGAGGTTCACGAAGAAATGGAGCAAATGAAAAGTGAAGCAGAAGCCATGAAGCTTGTTCCGAAGGTCGCACTCACTGATTTAATAGTAAATGGAGCTTTGAGGCAACCACTCATCATTTCACTCATGGTCATGCTCGCTCAACAGCTCAGTGGAATCAACGCC GTAATCAACTTTTCAACCGACATATTCAAAACCGCCCATCTTAGCGAAACTAATGCGATGGGTGCCACTATGGGTATCGGTTTGGTGAACGTCCTCATGACTTTAGTTTCGGTGGTCCTCATTGAAAAAGCTGGTAGAAAAACTCTACTGACGGCAGGTTTCGCAGGAATGATTGTCTCCACAGTGCTTTTGACCATCGCTTTAACGTTTGCT AAAGACTCGACAGTTGCAAGCATTTTCTGCATAGTCTTCGTAGTGCTGTACATAATCACTTTTGCAACTGGTCCGGGTTCAATACCATGGTTCTTGGTATCAGAGTTGTTCAGTCAATCGGCTAGACCAACTGCTGCATCCCTAGCAGTATTCACTAATTGGTTTGCCAACTTTTTGGTTGGCCTCACCTTCCTTCCTATAAAA gatgcTATAGGGTCCAATGTATTCATCATCTTCATAGTCTTGCAAATCCTCTTTCTAATATTCATCTGGAGGAAAGTACCTGAAACGAAAAACAAATCTATCGAAGAGATTTCGGcacttttcaggcagaaatcttacGAATGA